From Burkholderia cenocepacia, the proteins below share one genomic window:
- a CDS encoding aspartate aminotransferase family protein: MDYQKRQKRFWHPMSSAAAGHTTPTVVIARGDGNYVYDVDGHRMLDGVGGLWNVNVGHNRPEVKSAIARQMDELSYYQTFDGVAHPRVYDLADRLCAMFAQEDMQRVMFGSGGSDAIETALKMARQYWVAAGEPSRTKFLSLRNGYHGVHMGGTSIGGNGVYHYNHGPLLPGCVLLDTPWLYRNPWNCEDPQQLVEHCIRQLEETIAFHGPQTIAAFVAEPVQGAGGLIVPPADYWPRVRAVCDRNGILLIADEVVTGFGRTGSLLGSRGWGVAADILCVAKGISAGYVPLGATLYNGRIADAIEHGAGFSHVVMHGYTYSGHPLACAASLAVLDIVEAEDLPGNAARVGQRLLEQLLPLKADFETVGDVRGKGLMLALDLVTDKASRTPLDPGLGFAARVADAARRRGVLVRAIANKVVMSPPLTLQQGEADFMAVTLREALQECCADSRAIA, encoded by the coding sequence ATGGACTATCAAAAGCGTCAAAAGCGATTCTGGCATCCGATGAGCTCGGCGGCGGCCGGCCATACGACCCCCACCGTCGTCATCGCGCGCGGCGACGGCAACTACGTGTACGACGTCGACGGCCACCGCATGCTCGACGGCGTCGGCGGACTGTGGAATGTCAACGTCGGCCATAACCGGCCGGAGGTGAAAAGCGCGATCGCGCGCCAGATGGACGAGCTGTCGTACTACCAGACTTTCGACGGCGTCGCCCATCCGCGCGTCTACGACCTGGCCGACCGCCTGTGCGCGATGTTCGCGCAAGAGGATATGCAGCGGGTGATGTTCGGCAGCGGCGGGTCCGACGCGATCGAGACCGCGCTCAAGATGGCGCGTCAATACTGGGTCGCCGCGGGCGAGCCGTCGCGCACGAAATTCCTGTCGCTGCGCAACGGCTATCACGGCGTGCACATGGGCGGCACGTCGATCGGCGGCAACGGCGTCTACCATTACAATCACGGCCCGCTGCTGCCCGGCTGCGTGCTGCTCGACACGCCGTGGCTCTATCGCAACCCGTGGAACTGCGAAGACCCGCAACAACTCGTCGAGCACTGCATCCGGCAGCTCGAGGAAACGATCGCGTTCCACGGCCCGCAGACCATTGCCGCGTTCGTCGCCGAGCCGGTGCAGGGCGCGGGCGGCCTGATCGTCCCGCCAGCCGATTACTGGCCGCGCGTGCGAGCCGTATGCGACCGCAACGGCATCCTGCTGATCGCCGACGAGGTGGTCACCGGCTTCGGCCGCACCGGCAGCCTGCTCGGCAGCCGCGGCTGGGGCGTCGCCGCCGACATCCTGTGCGTCGCCAAGGGCATTTCCGCCGGCTACGTGCCGCTCGGCGCAACGTTGTACAACGGACGCATCGCCGACGCGATCGAACATGGCGCGGGCTTCTCGCACGTGGTCATGCACGGCTATACGTACAGCGGGCATCCGCTCGCCTGCGCCGCGTCGCTCGCCGTGCTCGACATCGTCGAGGCCGAGGATCTGCCGGGCAATGCGGCGCGGGTCGGCCAGCGCCTGCTCGAGCAGTTGCTGCCGCTGAAGGCCGACTTCGAGACCGTCGGCGACGTCCGCGGCAAGGGGCTGATGCTGGCGCTCGATCTGGTGACCGACAAGGCCAGCCGCACGCCGCTCGATCCGGGCCTGGGGTTCGCCGCTCGCGTGGCCGATGCCGCGCGCCGGCGTGGCGTGCTGGTGCGGGCGATCGCCAACAAGGTGGTGATGTCGCCGCCGCTGACGTTGCAGCAAGGCGAAGCCGACTTCATGGCCGTGACGCTGCGCGAGGCATTGCAGGAGTGCTGCGCGGATTCGCGGGCGATCGCCTGA
- a CDS encoding aldehyde dehydrogenase family protein, whose product MMKIQNLIGGRHCDAAAGRTFEKLAPATGDYVAAVPASAAEDVDRAVRAAHASLHDDAWARAGGSARARWLLRLADLVERNGNALTELLAVEQGRPLAEMRMMDLPMCIDTLRYFAGWADKLEGRTIPTDGFMGRPTLSYTRRAPVGVAGLIIPWNAPLMIAVWKLAPALAAGCPVVIKPSEDTPLAITRLGELVCEAGLPAGVVNIVHGVGAEVGAALVAHPLVNKISFTGSTEVGRAIAGVAAKTFKRVTLELGGKAAQIVFADADLDRAIPSLMAGMFANQGQTCAAGSRVLAHRSIAQALEERLADAARAMRIGPPSEPGVQMGALINPRHLARVRALVDGALAEGAVMLAGDEQVPPRGCFMRPTILGGVHPGMRIARDEVFGPVGMVMPFETEDDAVRIANDTPFGLSASVWTQDVGTAHRVAERLDVGAVAINAWSPIDARLPWGGTKQSGIGRDLSKAALDSYLEEKIVTAAL is encoded by the coding sequence ATGATGAAAATTCAGAATCTGATCGGCGGCAGGCATTGCGACGCAGCGGCCGGCCGCACTTTCGAAAAGCTGGCGCCGGCAACCGGCGACTACGTCGCCGCCGTGCCCGCGTCGGCCGCCGAAGACGTCGATCGCGCGGTGCGTGCCGCGCACGCCTCGCTGCACGACGACGCGTGGGCCCGTGCCGGTGGCTCGGCCCGCGCCCGCTGGCTCCTTCGGCTCGCGGATCTGGTCGAGCGCAACGGCAATGCGCTGACGGAATTGCTGGCCGTCGAACAGGGACGCCCGCTTGCCGAGATGCGCATGATGGACCTGCCGATGTGCATCGACACGCTGCGCTACTTCGCCGGCTGGGCCGACAAGCTCGAGGGCCGCACGATTCCGACCGACGGCTTCATGGGCCGCCCGACGCTCAGCTACACGCGGCGTGCGCCGGTGGGCGTCGCCGGTCTGATCATCCCGTGGAACGCGCCGTTGATGATCGCGGTGTGGAAGCTCGCGCCGGCGCTGGCGGCCGGCTGCCCGGTGGTCATCAAGCCCTCGGAAGACACGCCGCTGGCGATCACCCGGCTCGGTGAGCTCGTCTGCGAAGCCGGCCTTCCCGCCGGGGTCGTCAACATCGTCCACGGCGTGGGCGCGGAAGTCGGCGCCGCGCTGGTCGCGCACCCGCTCGTGAACAAGATCAGCTTCACCGGCAGCACCGAAGTCGGCCGCGCGATCGCGGGCGTGGCTGCCAAGACCTTCAAGCGCGTCACGCTCGAACTGGGCGGCAAGGCCGCGCAGATCGTCTTCGCGGATGCCGATCTCGACCGTGCGATTCCGTCGCTGATGGCCGGCATGTTCGCGAACCAGGGGCAGACGTGCGCGGCCGGCTCGCGCGTGCTCGCGCACCGCTCGATCGCCCAGGCACTCGAGGAACGGCTTGCCGACGCGGCCCGGGCGATGCGCATCGGTCCGCCATCGGAGCCCGGCGTGCAGATGGGCGCGCTGATCAACCCGCGTCACCTCGCGCGCGTGCGTGCGCTCGTCGACGGCGCGCTCGCCGAAGGGGCCGTCATGCTTGCCGGCGACGAACAGGTGCCGCCGCGCGGCTGCTTCATGCGCCCGACGATTCTGGGCGGCGTCCATCCGGGCATGCGGATCGCCCGCGACGAAGTGTTCGGCCCGGTCGGCATGGTCATGCCGTTCGAGACCGAGGACGACGCCGTTCGCATCGCCAACGACACGCCGTTCGGCCTGTCCGCTTCGGTGTGGACGCAGGACGTCGGCACCGCGCACCGCGTCGCCGAGCGGCTCGACGTCGGCGCGGTCGCGATCAATGCGTGGAGCCCGATCGACGCACGCCTGCCGTGGGGCGGCACCAAGCAAAGCGGGATCGGGCGCGACCTGTCGAAGGCCGCGCTCGATTCGTACCTCGAGGAAAAGATCGTCACCGCAGCCCTGTGA
- a CDS encoding APC family permease, whose product MNESSPRSEAGLSKNAVGLSHIVFFVVAAAAPLTAMVGATPAAFSLGNGPGVPGVFVLAGVMYLIFSIGYAAMSRHISNAGAFYAYIANGLGRPAGVGGAFVAIVAYNAVQIAIYCMFGFFLNDSIPRHYGVDVPWWAFALACVVAVHFCGARRIEFSGRLLGMLMIGEIAIVMLLDLAIVVHGASTGGFSAKPFSPAMVFAPGLGTALVFVLGSYMGFEATAIFSEEARDPKRTIPRATYLAVILIMAFYALSSWAIVEAWASTRSPRRPRAIRPISGLPSAAGCSAASRRTR is encoded by the coding sequence ATGAACGAATCGTCACCCCGGTCCGAAGCGGGGCTCAGCAAGAACGCCGTCGGACTCTCACACATCGTCTTCTTCGTCGTCGCCGCGGCCGCGCCGCTCACCGCGATGGTCGGCGCGACGCCCGCCGCGTTCTCGCTCGGCAACGGCCCCGGCGTGCCCGGCGTATTCGTGCTGGCGGGCGTCATGTACCTGATCTTCAGCATCGGCTATGCCGCGATGAGCCGACACATCTCCAATGCGGGCGCGTTCTATGCATACATCGCGAACGGGCTCGGACGCCCCGCCGGCGTGGGCGGCGCGTTCGTCGCGATCGTCGCGTACAACGCGGTGCAGATCGCGATCTACTGCATGTTCGGCTTCTTCCTGAACGACAGCATCCCGCGGCACTACGGCGTCGACGTGCCGTGGTGGGCGTTCGCGCTCGCGTGCGTCGTCGCGGTGCACTTCTGCGGCGCGCGGCGCATCGAGTTCAGCGGCCGGCTGCTCGGCATGCTGATGATCGGGGAAATCGCGATCGTGATGCTGCTCGATCTCGCGATCGTCGTGCACGGCGCGAGCACCGGCGGCTTCAGCGCGAAACCGTTCAGCCCCGCGATGGTGTTCGCGCCCGGACTCGGCACCGCGCTCGTATTCGTGCTCGGCTCGTACATGGGCTTCGAGGCGACGGCGATCTTCTCCGAGGAGGCGCGCGACCCGAAGCGCACGATTCCGCGCGCCACCTACCTGGCCGTGATCCTCATCATGGCGTTCTACGCGCTGTCGTCGTGGGCGATCGTCGAGGCGTGGGCGAGCACGCGATCGCCGCGCAGGCCGCGCGCGATCCGGCCAATCTCTGGTTTGCCGTCAGCGGCCGGCTGCTCGGCGGCATCGCGACGGACGCGATGA
- a CDS encoding helix-turn-helix domain-containing protein, producing MNLRAETLCFSDVFLHSQAIVNWSQHYDQISPGTATTTLRQVAAQRFHVFRERINQRVMQHGLAPRDRLCFALPIASAVAPVVQGRTVERPSLLTLRGGEEFVAHLPCDTEVLAFTIDRTLTADRELDELANLPARILKQPVLPISPARYRSALDGLERVLGQALDSGSLTARDAFDERVLAHSVVGILLDLVQSDDPDAGALPSASTQSYIVRRSQEIALESDDVPTVIDLCHHLRISRRTLQYSFQNVVGTTPTAYLRSIRLNAVRRFLMTTPDTMRIGDAAAQFGFCHFGRFSAYYQQHFHELPSHTPRLS from the coding sequence ATGAACCTGCGCGCTGAAACACTGTGCTTCTCGGATGTGTTCCTCCATTCCCAGGCGATCGTGAACTGGTCGCAGCACTACGACCAGATCAGTCCGGGCACCGCGACGACCACGCTGCGCCAGGTCGCCGCCCAGCGCTTTCACGTCTTTCGCGAACGCATCAACCAGCGCGTGATGCAGCACGGCCTCGCGCCGCGCGACCGGCTCTGCTTCGCGCTGCCGATCGCCAGTGCGGTCGCGCCGGTGGTGCAGGGGCGCACCGTCGAGCGCCCGAGCCTGCTGACGCTGCGCGGCGGCGAGGAGTTCGTCGCCCACTTGCCGTGCGACACCGAGGTGCTCGCGTTCACGATCGACCGCACGCTCACCGCCGATCGCGAGCTGGACGAACTCGCGAACCTGCCCGCCCGCATCCTGAAGCAGCCGGTGCTGCCGATCTCGCCCGCGCGCTACCGCAGCGCATTGGACGGCCTCGAACGCGTGCTGGGCCAGGCGCTCGACAGCGGTTCGCTCACCGCGCGCGATGCGTTCGACGAACGCGTGCTCGCGCACAGTGTCGTCGGCATCCTGCTCGATCTCGTGCAGTCCGACGATCCGGATGCGGGTGCACTGCCGTCGGCATCGACGCAAAGCTACATCGTGCGCCGCAGCCAGGAAATCGCACTGGAATCCGACGACGTGCCGACGGTGATCGATCTCTGTCACCACCTGCGGATCAGCCGCCGCACGCTGCAATACAGCTTCCAGAACGTGGTCGGCACCACGCCGACCGCCTACCTCCGCTCGATCCGGCTGAACGCCGTGCGCCGCTTCCTGATGACGACGCCCGACACGATGCGGATCGGCGACGCGGCGGCGCAATTCGGCTTTTGCCACTTCGGGCGCTTCTCCGCGTACTACCAGCAGCATTTCCACGAGCTGCCGTCGCACACGCCGCGCCTGAGCTGA
- a CDS encoding MFS transporter, which produces MSESPPALLYRRIALRVIPFLFVCYVINFIDRVNIGFAKLQFLQDLGLSEAVFGSATAIFFISYAAFEVPSNLVLARIGASRTLMRIMVLWGLCTVAQMFVTGSVSLYVVRFLLGAAEAGFFPGLILYLSYWFPDTVRARVNSVLLLAVPVAGMIGGPLSGWIMAHMQDTMGLRGWQWLFLIEGLPAIALGMVAPLMLSDRPEQATWLSPAERQALLRDLDAERTSAVVGHGRFGVLDIVRNGRVLGLAAIYFCVYVGMGTVTFWSPTVLKAAGVSSVSGIGWLSGLISVFTMIGNVAIAWSSDRFGERRWHTVVCMLVTACSLLLLRFSVGHVWNTVALLAIAQLCAFTVPIVFWTIPAAQLTGRAAAAGIAVISMLGSLGGAFSSWLVGALFARTGTPYAGLAVAAGLLVVGSVLVTSLVPRTLPPRRTLSEQAALQGLE; this is translated from the coding sequence ATGTCCGAGTCACCCCCTGCCTTGTTGTATCGTCGGATCGCGCTGCGCGTGATTCCGTTTCTGTTCGTCTGCTACGTGATCAACTTCATCGATCGCGTCAACATCGGGTTCGCCAAGCTGCAGTTCCTGCAGGACCTCGGCTTGAGCGAAGCCGTATTCGGCTCCGCGACGGCCATCTTCTTCATCAGTTACGCCGCATTCGAGGTGCCGAGCAATCTGGTGCTGGCGCGCATCGGCGCGAGCCGCACGCTCATGCGAATCATGGTGCTGTGGGGCCTCTGCACGGTAGCGCAGATGTTTGTGACCGGCAGCGTGTCGCTATACGTGGTGCGCTTTCTGCTCGGCGCCGCCGAGGCCGGCTTCTTTCCGGGCCTGATCCTGTACCTGTCTTACTGGTTTCCGGATACGGTGCGCGCCCGTGTCAACAGCGTACTGCTGCTCGCCGTTCCGGTCGCCGGGATGATCGGCGGACCGCTGTCCGGCTGGATCATGGCGCACATGCAGGACACGATGGGGTTGCGCGGATGGCAGTGGCTGTTCCTGATCGAGGGTTTGCCGGCCATCGCGCTCGGGATGGTTGCGCCGCTGATGCTGAGCGACCGGCCGGAACAGGCGACATGGCTGTCGCCAGCTGAGCGGCAGGCTCTCTTGCGCGATCTGGATGCGGAACGGACCTCGGCCGTGGTCGGCCATGGCCGGTTCGGCGTTCTCGACATCGTTCGTAACGGTCGTGTGCTGGGACTTGCGGCGATCTATTTCTGCGTCTACGTCGGCATGGGGACGGTGACGTTCTGGTCGCCCACGGTGCTGAAGGCGGCCGGGGTGTCGAGCGTCTCGGGAATCGGTTGGTTGTCCGGACTGATTTCCGTGTTCACGATGATCGGCAACGTGGCGATCGCATGGAGTTCCGACCGATTCGGCGAGCGCCGGTGGCATACGGTGGTGTGCATGCTCGTCACCGCGTGCAGCCTGCTGCTCCTGCGCTTCTCGGTCGGTCATGTGTGGAACACCGTGGCCTTGCTTGCGATCGCGCAGCTGTGCGCGTTCACCGTGCCGATCGTGTTCTGGACGATTCCGGCGGCCCAACTGACCGGCCGCGCGGCGGCGGCGGGCATCGCGGTGATCAGCATGCTGGGTTCGCTGGGCGGCGCGTTCAGTTCGTGGCTGGTCGGCGCGCTGTTTGCGCGGACCGGCACGCCGTATGCCGGGCTCGCGGTGGCCGCGGGGCTGCTGGTGGTCGGTTCGGTGCTGGTGACGAGTCTCGTGCCGCGCACACTGCCGCCGCGCCGCACGCTGAGCGAACAGGCGGCGTTGCAGGGCCTCGAATAG
- a CDS encoding sterol desaturase family protein: MINETWSSIADFYDPTIEMLQQWAWGLPLYFVVVAWVGFLARKERGPVTLRAVVRSVFPKDQYDHDSARVDRWNGIIVLAIGFPLSVFVAINAISVADNLAGFLSAHFGAQNPLMHTDWKMVAVQFTVYFLALDFSGYWVHRWCHEVPVLWPLHKPHHTAETLTPWTLFRQHPIEFFFLNTIPSFFAGVALGVLLYATGTAVNPGTVTVIGIQVYVSFFVVDTMSHVHVHVSYGNWVNRIVLAPVMHNLHHSIEVPHRDKNYGVILTLWDWMFGTLYLPKKNETWRWGLNEVEFGEKNPHKTLRGFYLEPFVSFWQGLRQIGARQDTVAPTHE, encoded by the coding sequence ATGATAAATGAGACATGGAGCTCGATTGCCGACTTTTATGACCCTACCATCGAAATGCTGCAGCAGTGGGCATGGGGTCTTCCGCTTTATTTCGTGGTGGTTGCGTGGGTCGGTTTCCTGGCAAGAAAAGAACGCGGCCCGGTGACGCTACGGGCAGTGGTGAGGTCCGTATTTCCAAAGGATCAGTACGATCATGACTCGGCTCGTGTGGATCGATGGAACGGCATTATTGTCCTGGCGATCGGTTTTCCACTGTCCGTGTTCGTCGCGATTAATGCGATCTCGGTAGCGGACAATCTGGCGGGTTTTCTGTCGGCGCATTTTGGCGCGCAAAACCCCCTGATGCACACGGACTGGAAGATGGTCGCGGTTCAGTTCACCGTATATTTTCTGGCTTTGGATTTTTCCGGCTACTGGGTGCACCGCTGGTGCCACGAGGTTCCCGTCCTGTGGCCGCTGCACAAGCCGCACCATACAGCCGAAACGCTGACGCCATGGACGCTCTTTCGTCAACACCCGATTGAATTCTTTTTTCTGAACACGATTCCGTCGTTCTTTGCCGGCGTGGCGCTGGGCGTGCTGCTTTACGCCACGGGAACCGCTGTCAATCCGGGAACCGTGACGGTAATCGGAATCCAGGTGTACGTTTCCTTTTTTGTCGTCGACACGATGTCTCACGTACACGTGCACGTTTCGTACGGCAACTGGGTGAATCGTATCGTCCTCGCGCCCGTCATGCATAACCTCCATCACAGCATCGAGGTGCCGCATCGAGATAAAAACTACGGGGTTATCTTGACGTTATGGGACTGGATGTTCGGGACCCTTTATTTGCCGAAAAAGAACGAAACATGGCGCTGGGGGCTGAATGAAGTGGAGTTCGGCGAAAAGAATCCCCACAAAACCCTGAGAGGTTTCTATCTCGAGCCGTTCGTTTCGTTCTGGCAGGGTTTGCGTCAAATCGGCGCTCGCCAGGATACCGTGGCGCCAACCCACGAGTGA
- a CDS encoding 2Fe-2S iron-sulfur cluster-binding protein, translating to MLVEKPSFLNMPKVTYIESNGDEHVVVALDGANAMETALENGVPGIDGFCGGQASCATCHVYVDEPWLGVTGKADPAIELALLEPLGATQENSRLACQIKLTRELHGLVLRMPEKQG from the coding sequence GTGCTCGTTGAAAAACCATCTTTCTTGAATATGCCAAAAGTTACCTATATCGAATCGAATGGCGACGAACACGTCGTGGTTGCGCTGGACGGCGCCAATGCAATGGAGACGGCACTAGAAAATGGAGTGCCCGGTATCGACGGCTTTTGCGGCGGCCAGGCCTCGTGTGCGACTTGCCATGTCTATGTCGACGAACCCTGGCTCGGCGTGACCGGCAAAGCCGATCCGGCGATCGAGCTTGCCTTGCTCGAGCCGTTGGGTGCAACGCAGGAGAACAGCAGGCTGGCTTGTCAGATCAAGTTGACACGAGAACTGCACGGCCTGGTCCTGAGAATGCCGGAGAAGCAAGGTTAG
- a CDS encoding NAD(P)/FAD-dependent oxidoreductase, translating to MSSVKAGFGAQLRAVRRSGSNPWTAGVFPRETILTSSKKARLVIVGASYAGTHLAAAAREQGFDGPIVLIGDEPHAPYQRPPLSKGLLTGKTGMGQLALRSPDFYTEQCIDLRVGQRAAALDLAARRVRLADGESLEYDWLALATGARCRPLPVPGAELQGVHQLRTLEDALAVQRRLGRCSNACVVGGGFIGLEVAAALISAGTRVTVVESQTRLLARAFPAFMSDYVAQAHRQRGVSLELGRSVRALIGRQGSVEAVQFDDGRMVDCDLVVAGIGVLPNAELADAAGIACNDGILVDALGRTSVRNVLAVGDVANMAQPTFPGSPARMRFESIQAASDGARAAASVLVGRPQPLSAVPWFWSEQHDLRFQMAGLPASDDQVVLRGAPASDRFTVFYLRDDAVAAAHSVNRPSEHVLARKLIAQRSRIPAAMLADPTADLKSLIDVGQVN from the coding sequence ATGTCGTCGGTGAAGGCCGGTTTCGGCGCGCAGTTGCGCGCCGTGCGCCGATCCGGTTCGAACCCATGGACCGCCGGGGTGTTTCCTCGGGAGACAATTTTGACATCCTCAAAAAAGGCCCGGCTCGTTATCGTCGGAGCCTCGTATGCCGGAACCCATCTCGCCGCGGCCGCGCGCGAACAGGGATTCGACGGACCTATCGTCCTGATCGGAGACGAGCCGCACGCACCCTACCAGCGCCCGCCTCTTTCCAAGGGCCTGCTCACCGGCAAGACCGGCATGGGCCAGCTCGCGCTGCGCAGCCCGGATTTCTACACCGAACAATGCATCGATCTGCGCGTGGGGCAACGCGCTGCAGCGCTGGATCTGGCCGCGCGCCGCGTGCGGCTGGCGGACGGCGAGAGTCTCGAATACGACTGGCTTGCACTCGCTACGGGAGCGCGCTGCCGCCCGCTCCCGGTTCCCGGCGCAGAGCTTCAGGGCGTGCATCAACTGCGCACGCTGGAGGACGCGCTGGCGGTGCAGCGCAGGCTCGGCCGTTGCTCGAACGCGTGCGTCGTCGGCGGCGGGTTCATCGGCCTGGAGGTCGCGGCCGCACTGATCTCCGCCGGAACCCGGGTTACCGTGGTCGAAAGCCAGACGCGCCTCCTCGCACGCGCGTTCCCGGCGTTCATGTCGGACTATGTGGCGCAGGCGCACCGTCAGCGAGGGGTTTCGCTGGAACTGGGCCGCAGCGTACGGGCGCTGATCGGCCGCCAAGGTAGCGTCGAGGCCGTCCAATTCGACGATGGCCGCATGGTGGATTGCGACCTGGTCGTAGCAGGTATCGGCGTGTTGCCGAACGCGGAGCTTGCCGATGCCGCCGGCATCGCCTGCAACGACGGCATCCTTGTCGATGCGTTGGGCCGCACCTCGGTGCGGAATGTACTGGCCGTCGGCGACGTGGCGAATATGGCGCAGCCGACTTTTCCCGGTAGTCCGGCCAGAATGCGGTTTGAATCCATTCAGGCCGCCAGCGACGGGGCGCGTGCGGCGGCCTCGGTGCTGGTCGGTCGGCCTCAACCGCTTTCGGCCGTGCCGTGGTTCTGGAGCGAGCAGCACGACCTGAGATTCCAGATGGCCGGGCTGCCCGCATCCGACGACCAGGTGGTATTGCGCGGAGCACCCGCCAGCGATCGCTTCACGGTGTTCTACCTGCGGGACGATGCGGTGGCGGCCGCGCATTCCGTCAACCGGCCGTCGGAACATGTGCTGGCGCGCAAGCTGATCGCGCAGCGGTCGCGTATCCCTGCCGCGATGCTGGCCGACCCGACGGCGGATCTCAAATCCCTGATTGACGTGGGACAGGTGAATTGA